The genomic region AGAAAAATGATTATTGTGTTGGATCTGGACATTGTCTtagtattgtttgtttttttattttgttttgtttaccttTTAGGGTCCAGCATAACTCTAGTCATAACAGCCTACATCTTACAGAGGAAGCCAGTCTTCACTTGGAGTGGTGCCAGGCATTTATGTATCTGTGCCAACATCTTTTCTTCAAAGAATGGCCAAGAGTCTCTTGGTGACCTATGCCCTCTGGGTTGTGGGGGGCCCTGCTGGGCTCCACCATCTATACTTAAGGAGGGACAGCCATGCATTGCTCTGGATGCTTACCCTGGGCGGAGGTGGGCTGGGCTGGCTCTGGGAGTTCTGGAAGCTCCCAAGCTTTGTAGCCCAGGCTAACAGAGCCCAAGGACACAGGCAGAGCTCAGGTCGAGAGAGACCACCTCTGAGTGCCATTCGCTTTGCAGCACAGGTGGTAGTGGGCATCTATTTTGGTCTTGTGGCTCTCATTAGTCTTTCTTTCATGGACAACTTTTATATTGTGAGCCTCCCACTGGCGGTTGGCTTAGGGGTCTTATTGGTATCTGCTGTTGGCAACCAGACTTCAGATGTTAAGAACACACTTGGGGCAGcttttcttacttccccaatttTCTATGGACACCCAATAGCTATCTTGCCCATCAGCTTGGCAGCCAGCATCACAGCTCAGAAGCATCGCCGTTACAAAGCTTCTGTGGGGTTCGAGACACTTGGTGTGCGCTTCTACCGCCTGGGCTTGGCTTACCTTGCTTTCACTGGCCCCTTGGCATACAGTGTCCTGTGTCACACCACTGCTACCCTCAACTATATGGCAGAGACCCTTGGCTCTTTCTTGAGTTGGTTcaacttttttcccttccttggTCGCTTATTAGAACCCATTTTTCTTCTGCCTTACCGGGTTTGGAGGCTCTTGGTGGGGGATTCTGGCTTTAGCAACAGCTCTTTACGGGAGTGGGAAAAGCTTTATGAGTTTGTTCAGAGTTTCCAGGATGAGAAGCATCAGCTGGCTTACCAGGTAAGATTTTCTCCACCTCTTGTTCAAGTCTGGGATGGCTCTGTGAGTTAGTCTTAAGGATGTTCTGGcttctctgtgtttctgtctaTATTGGGTGAAGAAGCAGGAAATCTAATTATGAAccagaaaaatataatacaagaAATTCACTTGTTATTGAAGAATAGCTTATAAAGGGCACTTAGTATTAAAAGAATATCTAtgtatgggaccagagagatagcacagcagtagggcatttgctttgcaaacagccgatccaggatggatcgtggttcgaatcctggcatcccatatcgtcccctgagctgccaggagcgatttctgagcagagagccaggagtaacctgagtgccaccaggtgtgaaccaaaaaacaaaaaccaaaaaaaaaaaaaaaagaatatccaccATTCATATCTATGTATGGCATATTTCAAAGACTAAAAAGGTTACTGCCCATCTTTCAATCTATGTTCTTTGCCTCCTACGTGACCTTTATTTTGACTTCAGTTACCAATATTagtcattattattgttttgccacatctgacaatgcactatgcttattcctggctgtggctcaggggtcactcctggtggtgctcaaggatcatttgtAATGCTGGAGCTtgagagttggctgtgtgcaagtaagAAAAACCACCTAGATATATAATCCACTCTTTTACTGTATTTCTGTCCCAG from Suncus etruscus isolate mSunEtr1 chromosome 11, mSunEtr1.pri.cur, whole genome shotgun sequence harbors:
- the DNAJC22 gene encoding dnaJ homolog subfamily C member 22; amino-acid sequence: MAKSLLVTYALWVVGGPAGLHHLYLRRDSHALLWMLTLGGGGLGWLWEFWKLPSFVAQANRAQGHRQSSGRERPPLSAIRFAAQVVVGIYFGLVALISLSFMDNFYIVSLPLAVGLGVLLVSAVGNQTSDVKNTLGAAFLTSPIFYGHPIAILPISLAASITAQKHRRYKASVGFETLGVRFYRLGLAYLAFTGPLAYSVLCHTTATLNYMAETLGSFLSWFNFFPFLGRLLEPIFLLPYRVWRLLVGDSGFSNSSLREWEKLYEFVQSFQDEKHQLAYQVLGVSEGATKEEIDQRFRQLVKIWHPDHNRHQAEEAQLHFLEIQSAYEVLSRPRKSRGT